A window of the Mus pahari chromosome 1, PAHARI_EIJ_v1.1, whole genome shotgun sequence genome harbors these coding sequences:
- the Rhog gene encoding rho-related GTP-binding protein RhoG: protein MQSIKCVVVGDGAVGKTCLLICYTTNAFPKEYIPTVFDNYSAQSAVDGRTVNLNLWDTAGQEEYDRLRTLSYPQTNVFVICFSIASPPSYENVRHKWHPEVCHHCPDVPILLVGTKKDLRAQPDTLRRLKEQGQAPITPQQGQALAKQIHAVRYLECSALQQDGVKEVFAEAVRAVLNPTPIKRGRSCILL from the coding sequence ATGCAGAGTATCAAGTGTGTGGTAGTGGGCGATGGGGCCGTAGGCAAGACGTGCCTTCTCATCTGCTATACAACTAACGCCTTCCCCAAGGAATACATCCCCACTGTGTTCGACAATTACAGCGCCCAGAGTGCGGTTGATGGGCGCACTGTGAACCTAAACCTGTGGGACACTGCGGGCCAGGAGGAATATGACCGCCTCCGCACCCTTTCCTACCCTCAGACCAACGTCTTCGTCATCTGCTTCTCTATTGCCAGTCCACCCTCCTATGAGAACGTGAGGCACAAATGGCACCCAGaggtgtgtcaccactgccccgACGTGCCTATCCTCCTGGTGGGCACCAAGAAGGACCTGAGAGCCCAGCCTGATACCCTACGGCGCCTCAAGGAGCAGGGTCAAGCGCCCATCACTCCACAGCAGGGCCAGGCGCTGGCCAAGCAGATCCATGCTGTGCGCTACCTCGAGTGCTCAGCACTGCAGCAAGATGGCGTCAAGGAGGTGTTTGCGGAGGCTGTCCGGGCAGTGCTCAACCCAACACCGATAAAGCGTGGGCGGTCCTGCATCCTCTTGTGA